In Cryptococcus gattii WM276 chromosome A, complete sequence, one genomic interval encodes:
- a CDS encoding Negative regulator of differentiation 1 (Multicopy suppressor of sporulation protein msa2) (Similar to TIGR gene model, INSD accession AAW41674.1) yields the protein MNLPVAKHYPDMSASSVPHLPTNIPGRRPSYSQSAAYLPTNLWSGNSPTYSQILSSSIGASTDGTDPEIMKRPLDSTLPISPMNGMPPHPENAPSFIDSLAPKKARYDGLDPSLGGPGHGPIGVPPLSAQRPFGAPGSAPGIGQYNAHAVSSFDGPGSGPVNMGGVNQQQEHGGMNQAQQGATIPGMQQGASFGMMGMGGFGMGFPFNMAMQQNFPGAPIVSPSMNPNTMTGNYGPAAAAAAAAAAGNTTGRTVYVGNLPAEASVDELLNLVRFGPIEAVRLLPEKSCVFISFLDGSTAAAFHADACVKKLALHGQELKIGWGKPSMVHPTVAAAVASSQATRNVFVGNLDPETNEQDLRNELSRFGPIDQVKIVRDKNIGFIHFLSISTAMKVVATLPTEQGWEGKRVNYGKDRCAYVPKAQQDAVRQAQTQAMNAIAAQHQQTTGSPFPPFSPMSAGFNNFPTPGPNAGFASPAFAGNNFSPVAPGFTENNGMNQVGNRTIYLGNIHQDVTLEELCNHIRGGMLQQVRYFPDKHIAFITFVDPVAAMQFHQNAHATGLSIMQRRLKVGWGKHSGPVLPALLQAIQGGASRNVYIGQIADFSLFTEEKLRQDFGEFGEIDMINFLNEKGVAFVNFTSIQSAQKAIEGIKLKPEYSTLRISYGKDRCANPPRTTAGRPQMAPAHESDPVIQIDSSAVEPELYDENDAMLSYE from the exons ATGAACCTTCCGGTCGCCAAACATTACCCCGATATGTCCGCATCCTCCGTTCCTCACCTTCCTACCAATATCCCTGGACGGCGGCCGTCGTATTCACAATCCGCCGCATACCTTCCGACCAACCTTTGGTCCGGCAACAGTCCAACTTACAGCCAAATTCTCTCGTCATCGATCGGTGCGTCAACCGACGGTACAGACCCGGAGATTATGAAA CGACCTTTGGATTCCACATTGCCCATCTCCCCCATGAACGGTATGCCACCCCACCCCGAAAACGCTCCCTCTTTTATCGATTCTCTTGCCCCTAAAAAGGCTCGATACGACGGTTTGGACCCATCACTTGGTGGACCCGGCCACGGTCCTATTGGCGTTCCCCCATTATCCGCTCAAAGGCCATTTGGCGCTCCTGGTTCGGCTCCCGGTATCGGGCAGTACAACGCCCATGCAGTTTCCTCATTCGATGGCCCTGGGTCTGGTCCTGTCAACATGGGTGGAGTGAACCAGCAACAAGAGCATGGCGGGATGAACCAAGCGCAGCAAGGAGCAACTATCCCGGGGATGCAGCAAGGAGCGTCTTTTGGTATGATGGGTATGGGCGGATTTGGTATGGgtttccctttcaacatGGCAATG CAACAAAATTTCCCTGGTGCGCCTATCGTGTCACCGTCCATGAATCCCAATACTATGACTGGTAACTACGGacctgctgctgctgctgctgcgGCCGCTGCCGCTGGTAATACGACAGGAAGAACGGTGTACGTCGGCAATCTTCCTGCCGAAGCCTCCGTCGACGAACTTCTCAACCTTGTTCGATTTGGTCCCATTGAGGCCGTTCGTCTCCTCCCTGAAAAGTCCTGTGtcttcatctcctttcTCGACGGTTCTACCGCAGCTGCCTTTCACGCTGACGCTTGCGTCAAGAAGCTTGCCCTCCACGGTCAAGAACTCAAAATTGGATGGGGTAAGCCCTCCATGGTGCATCCTACCGTTGCGGCGGCTGTCGCAAGCAGCCAGGCGACCAGAAATGTGTTTGTTGGTAACCTGGACCCGGAGACAAATGAGCAGGACTTGAGGAATGAGTTGAGCAGGTTTGGACCTATCGACCAAGTCAAGATTGTGCGGGACAAGAACATTGGTTTCATTCACTTCTTGAGTATCTCTACGGCTATGAAA GTTGTCGCAACGTTGCCTACTGAGCAAGGATGGGAAGGCAAGAGGGTCAACTACGGCAAGGATCGATGTGCCTACGTTCCTAAGGCCCAACAGGATGCTGTTCGACAAGCTCAGACCCAGGCGATGAACGCTATCGCCGCCCAGCATCAACAGACTACCGGCTCACCCTTCCCTCCATTCTCCCCAATGTCCGCTGGATTCAATAATTTCCCTACTCCTGGGCCTAACGCTGGCTTTGCTTCGCCTGCTTTCGCTGGCAACAACTTTTCTCCTGTGGCTCCCGGGTTTACTGAAAACAATGGGATGAACCAGGTTGGGAACAGAACTATCTACTTGGGTAACATCCATCAAGACGTTACTCTCGAGGAACTGTGTAACCACATCCGAGGAGGCATGTTACAACAAGTGCGATACTTTCCGGATAAGCACATTGCC TTCATCACATTTGTTGACCCCGTTGCCGCCATGCAATTCCACCAAAACGCTCACGCGACTGGTCTTTCGATCATGCAGCGTCGTCTGAAGGTCGGATGGGGCAAACACTCTGGTCCTGTCCTTCCTGCGTTGTTGCAGGCTATTCAGGGCGGAGCTAGCAGAAATGTGTATATTGGACAGATCGCGGACTTTTCGTTGTTCACCGAGGAGAAATTGAGGCAGGACTTTGGAGAATTTGGTG AGATCGATATGATCAACTTTTTGAATGAGAAGGGCGTGGCGTTCGTCAACTT TACGTCTATCCAATCCGCTCAGAAGGCCATTGAGGGCATCAAGCTCAAGCCTGAATACTCTACTCTTCGAATTTCATATGGTAAGGACAGGTGTGCGAACCCTCCTAGGACTAC CGCCGGACGACCACAAATGGCCCCGGCGCATGAGTCTGACCCCGTCATCCAAATTGATAGCTCCGCCGTTGAACCAGAGCTTTATGACGAAAATGACGCTATGCTTAGCTACGAATAG
- a CDS encoding 40s ribosomal protein s3ae-a (s1-a), putative (Similar to TIGR gene model, INSD accession AAW41673.1) yields the protein MAVGKNKRLSKGKKGIKKKVVDPFSRKEWYDIKAPSFFENRNAGKTLVNRTQGLKNANDSLKGRVLELSLADLNNDQEQSFRKIKLRVEEVAGKNCLTSFYGMDFTTDKLRSIVRKWQSLVEAHVDVKTTDGYVLRLFAIGFTKRQSNQVKKTTYAQSSQLKEIRAKMVEIMRREAEGSDLKELVQKFVPESIGREIEKAAKGIYPLHNVYVRKAKIVKTPKIDMSKLLESHGEAMNANTGSKVVKSGEFVEPEILESV from the exons ATGGCTGTCGGCAAGAACAAGAGGCTTTcaaagggaaagaagggaatcaagaagaaggtcgTCGACCCCTTCTCCAGGAAGG AGTGGTACGACATCAAGGCCCCCTCCTTCTTCGAGAACCGAAACGCCGGGAAGACTCTTGTCAACCGAACCCAGGGTCTCA AGAACGCCAACGATTCTTTGAAGGGCCGAGTCCTCGAGCTTTCTCTCGCTGACCTCAACAACGACCAGGAGCAGTCTTTCAGGAAGATCAAGCTTAGGGTTGAGGAGGTTGCT GGCAAGAACTGCCTCACCTCTTTCTACGGCATGGACTTCACCACCGACAAGCTCCGATCCATTGTCCGAAAATGGCAATCCCTCGTCGAGGCTCACGTTGACGTCAAGACTACCGACGGCTACGTTCTCCGACTCTTCGCTATTGGTTTCACCAAGCGTCAATCCAACCAGGTCAAGAAGACCACCTACGCTCAGTCTTCCCAACTCAAGGAGATCAGGGCCAAGATGGTTGAGATCATGCGACGTGAGGCTGAGGGTAGCGACTTGAAGGAGTTGGTCCAGAAGTTTGTTCCGGAGTCTATCGGCAGGGAGATTGAGAAGGCCGCCAAGGGCATTTACCCCCTCCACAACGTCTACGTCCGAAAGGCTAAGATCGTCAAGACCCCCAAGATCGACATGTCTAAGCTCCTCGAATCACACGGTGAGGCCATGAAC GCCAACACTGGCTCCAAGGTTGTTAAGAGCGGTGAATTCGTCGAGCCCGAGATCCTCGAGTCCGTCTAA